A genomic region of Brevibacillus sp. JNUCC-41 contains the following coding sequences:
- a CDS encoding replicative DNA helicase, translating to MISTGTEMAAEQSVLGAVFLEPDVLDEVTFLEERDFLIPKHKEIYKVMRFLEKRGKPVDIITVTEAYVKFGNIEKIGGVQYLSELAASCPTTANVKYYAEMIRSKAMERRIKNTAQIIEGMSRSDYESDEEFFSYVEQLVTELRPIDNAKMLSFSESREEYYTHLKTPAEFIKTGFSEYDKWAQGIWRGWLFVSAGRPSVGKTALALQRINGVAKQKEGVVLIWSQEMKRDSLKDRMISAETGIPFQRIKMKDLNQKEQKLVDMAYDNFEYLPIFMQDSSGVTIDEIKATAKQFKRKHGKIAMIVVDYLQIMNIPQTKGDTRALAIGRVTGQAKQIAMELNCCFMMLSQMTRDSDKGGIPRRPVLADLKESSSIEQDADVVEFLWSEGERTSQGKIINQTFAKGRDIGVNEFKLLFLNWKQKFTEVPREVKQA from the coding sequence ATGATTTCAACTGGAACTGAAATGGCTGCCGAACAATCGGTTTTAGGAGCAGTCTTCTTGGAACCAGATGTTCTTGATGAAGTCACATTCTTGGAAGAACGAGATTTTCTTATACCTAAGCATAAAGAAATTTATAAAGTAATGAGATTCCTAGAAAAGCGCGGAAAACCAGTGGATATCATTACGGTAACTGAGGCATACGTTAAGTTTGGGAATATCGAAAAAATTGGCGGTGTTCAATACCTATCTGAATTAGCTGCATCCTGTCCAACTACAGCAAATGTTAAGTACTATGCTGAAATGATTCGATCAAAGGCTATGGAACGTAGGATTAAGAATACTGCACAAATCATAGAAGGCATGTCCAGGAGTGATTATGAATCGGATGAAGAATTCTTTTCATATGTAGAGCAATTGGTGACCGAATTAAGGCCAATAGATAATGCCAAGATGCTCAGTTTTTCAGAATCCAGGGAAGAGTATTACACGCATCTGAAAACGCCAGCTGAGTTTATTAAGACGGGATTTTCCGAATATGACAAGTGGGCACAAGGAATATGGAGAGGTTGGCTTTTCGTTAGTGCTGGTAGACCTTCAGTTGGAAAAACAGCATTGGCTTTACAAAGGATAAATGGTGTCGCTAAGCAAAAAGAAGGTGTCGTGCTTATTTGGAGTCAAGAAATGAAAAGGGATTCTTTAAAAGATCGGATGATATCAGCTGAAACAGGTATCCCTTTCCAAAGAATCAAAATGAAAGACTTGAATCAAAAAGAGCAAAAGCTTGTTGATATGGCTTATGACAATTTTGAATACCTGCCAATCTTCATGCAGGATAGTTCCGGAGTAACCATTGATGAAATCAAGGCTACTGCCAAGCAGTTTAAGAGGAAGCATGGGAAGATTGCCATGATTGTTGTTGATTATTTACAGATCATGAACATCCCTCAAACAAAAGGCGATACCAGGGCCTTAGCCATTGGAAGAGTCACAGGTCAGGCTAAACAAATAGCCATGGAACTAAACTGTTGCTTTATGATGCTGTCACAAATGACTAGGGATTCTGATAAGGGTGGAATTCCTAGAAGGCCGGTGTTAGCTGATTTAAAGGAATCAAGTTCTATTGAACAGGATGCTGATGTAGTTGAATTCCTTTGGAGTGAAGGTGAAAGGACCTCTCAAGGAAAGATCATTAATCAAACTTTCGCAAAAGGTCGAGATATCGGTGTGAATGAATTTAAATTACTATTCCTTAATTGGAAGCAGAAGTTCACTGAGGTGCCGAGAGAGGTAAAGCAGGCATGA
- a CDS encoding replication protein, with the protein MANPQTENGYTRIANELLEQIMKLRLNGTQFRIVLAIWRYTYGFRRTEHSLPLSYLAMKIEASKGQTQKALDQLIQKRIISITEFDIKGGRKLGVNKNYEEWESGEGQVQADPKLVKPKKVAKKKVYEEDNTYYKMAVYFHNLVKIVAKEAGIEHLIARANLQTWADDFRKLVELEKIDKRHAKDVMDWVVTDDFWRTNILSASTFRKQFTKLAMKMAGQKKPSKQQKQFDPRDKDIEFQKWIAEGKNPDDFNWN; encoded by the coding sequence ATGGCAAATCCACAAACCGAAAATGGATACACAAGAATTGCTAATGAATTACTTGAACAAATCATGAAACTTAGATTAAACGGTACCCAATTTAGAATCGTATTGGCTATATGGCGTTATACGTATGGTTTTAGAAGGACAGAACATTCCTTACCTCTTTCGTATCTTGCAATGAAAATAGAGGCTAGTAAGGGACAAACACAAAAAGCATTAGATCAGCTTATTCAAAAAAGAATAATCTCAATTACAGAATTTGATATAAAAGGGGGCAGGAAATTGGGAGTCAATAAAAACTATGAAGAATGGGAATCCGGAGAAGGTCAAGTCCAAGCTGACCCTAAGCTGGTAAAGCCTAAGAAAGTGGCCAAGAAGAAAGTGTATGAAGAGGATAACACTTATTACAAAATGGCTGTTTACTTCCACAACCTGGTCAAAATCGTTGCCAAGGAAGCTGGTATTGAACATCTAATTGCCAGGGCTAACTTACAAACCTGGGCAGATGATTTTAGGAAACTGGTTGAACTTGAAAAGATAGACAAACGCCATGCAAAAGATGTTATGGATTGGGTTGTAACAGATGACTTTTGGAGAACGAATATTTTATCGGCTTCCACATTTAGAAAGCAATTTACAAAACTGGCTATGAAAATGGCAGGTCAAAAGAAACCTTCTAAACAACAAAAGCAATTTGATCCACGTGATAAAGATATTGAATTCCAGAAGTGGATTGCTGAAGGGAAGAATCCAGATGATTTCAACTGGAACTGA
- a CDS encoding MBL fold metallo-hydrolase gives MKVDILASGSGGNVIAVRSSGNTILVDVGIPKTQIEKRLLDVGIRPDSIDAILITHAHSDHVKGLPLANKFQIPVFATEGEWKSIKGVNKELQNIIVGNMLVSDFDVTPFKVYHDAFEPIGYAIVDKVGDKVSVCLDTGMVDSVMIETMKYSEFFIIESNHDPIMLEHSNYPNATKARILSDIGHLSNAQTAEALTKLVKGVGEKIYLTHLSSTNNMSELAKLTTIRALDKKGYKANEDYEIEVF, from the coding sequence ATGAAAGTTGACATCTTAGCAAGTGGTTCAGGTGGTAACGTAATTGCTGTTCGCTCCTCTGGGAATACCATCTTAGTAGATGTAGGAATTCCAAAAACACAGATTGAAAAAAGGCTGCTGGATGTCGGGATTCGTCCTGACTCCATAGATGCCATTTTAATAACACATGCACATTCAGATCATGTAAAAGGTCTTCCGTTGGCCAATAAATTTCAAATTCCCGTTTTTGCAACTGAGGGTGAATGGAAAAGCATTAAGGGAGTAAATAAAGAATTGCAGAACATTATTGTTGGCAACATGTTAGTAAGTGATTTTGATGTAACACCATTTAAAGTTTACCATGACGCTTTCGAGCCTATAGGATACGCCATAGTAGATAAGGTTGGAGATAAAGTTTCTGTTTGCTTGGACACCGGAATGGTAGATTCCGTAATGATAGAGACCATGAAATATAGTGAATTTTTTATCATAGAGTCCAATCACGATCCAATCATGCTCGAGCATTCCAATTATCCGAATGCAACAAAGGCACGTATTCTATCTGACATAGGACACCTAAGTAATGCACAAACTGCTGAGGCCCTTACTAAGCTAGTGAAGGGTGTTGGGGAAAAGATATATCTTACTCACTTATCCAGCACCAACAACATGTCAGAGTTGGCTAAATTAACGACCATAAGAGCCCTTGATAAGAAGGGTTATAAAGCAAATGAAGATTATGAAATCGAGGTGTTTTAA
- a CDS encoding recombinase RecT, with protein MANNKSIATQNTELNELHQIGDFGVNELMTMKETVGKDLTIPQFNLFMYQCNRMNLDPSLKHAFPIVYGGKMDIRVSYEGLKSLAQKSEGYHGIFSQVVCENEIDDFDVVLSDEGEMVGVKHKPRFPRGKVMGAYAIAKREGRPNYVVFMDVSEVQKWIKVNGKFWKQDNGDVDPDMFKKHVGTRAIKGQFDIADVVVDGMEAAGESNSVPEYKPQERKDITPNQEVIDNLKKSSKPKNEDLDAIDEAKTEMVKKFERLGIPKGKARTEYIEKNARDIKGEPTLPQLLGLLELMDMHIDMQDAQFADNDELE; from the coding sequence ATGGCAAATAACAAATCCATTGCTACGCAAAATACGGAGCTAAATGAACTACATCAAATTGGGGATTTCGGTGTCAACGAACTAATGACAATGAAGGAGACTGTTGGCAAGGATTTAACCATTCCACAATTCAATCTGTTCATGTACCAATGTAACCGAATGAACCTTGATCCATCTTTAAAACATGCATTTCCAATTGTTTACGGTGGGAAAATGGACATCCGTGTTTCTTACGAGGGACTTAAATCATTAGCCCAGAAATCGGAAGGGTATCATGGCATCTTTTCTCAGGTGGTCTGCGAAAACGAGATTGATGATTTTGACGTGGTCCTAAGTGATGAAGGTGAAATGGTGGGAGTAAAGCATAAACCGAGATTTCCGCGAGGAAAGGTTATGGGTGCATACGCAATCGCAAAGCGAGAAGGCAGGCCGAATTATGTTGTATTCATGGATGTTTCTGAGGTTCAGAAATGGATCAAGGTAAACGGGAAGTTCTGGAAGCAAGATAACGGAGATGTTGATCCAGACATGTTTAAAAAGCACGTTGGAACTAGAGCTATTAAGGGTCAATTTGATATAGCTGATGTCGTTGTTGATGGTATGGAGGCTGCGGGTGAATCGAATTCAGTCCCTGAATATAAACCGCAGGAACGTAAGGATATTACTCCCAACCAGGAAGTTATCGATAATCTTAAAAAGTCGAGTAAGCCAAAGAATGAAGATTTGGATGCCATTGATGAAGCCAAAACAGAAATGGTAAAGAAATTCGAAAGACTCGGCATTCCTAAAGGAAAAGCCCGAACAGAGTACATTGAAAAGAACGCTCGGGACATTAAAGGTGAACCAACATTACCGCAGCTACTGGGATTACTTGAATTGATGGATATGCACATTGACATGCAGGATGCACAGTTTGCTGATAACGATGAATTGGAATGA
- a CDS encoding YqaI family protein produces the protein MADLEHPIVTEINKTGYANLVAQPEHFGTDYFGNEVLKGDSVVLDPSNGEMVLEDSLEDYLIEVKGFQFKTAD, from the coding sequence ATGGCTGACTTAGAACATCCGATTGTTACTGAAATCAATAAAACCGGCTATGCAAATCTTGTTGCACAGCCGGAGCACTTCGGAACTGATTATTTTGGAAATGAAGTCCTTAAAGGGGATTCAGTTGTACTTGATCCAAGCAACGGTGAAATGGTTCTGGAAGATAGTTTGGAAGATTACTTGATAGAAGTTAAGGGATTTCAATTTAAAACAGCAGATTAA
- a CDS encoding DUF6906 family protein — MKSGRKPTVNQRKAMEWAGVKDTNQWLVVKNLPGELHTVHRFTGQIKELPNG; from the coding sequence ATGAAATCAGGCAGAAAGCCCACAGTTAACCAACGTAAAGCAATGGAATGGGCAGGAGTGAAAGACACCAATCAATGGTTAGTTGTTAAGAACCTCCCTGGAGAGCTGCACACCGTCCACCGGTTTACAGGTCAAATCAAGGAGTTGCCCAATGGCTGA
- a CDS encoding AAA family ATPase — translation MQVIFKTLILNNFKSHRDITVNFGERTDITGDNAEGKSTVCEAPSYVLYGTDALGSKLDPTPITYEAEETKVSLLLEVDGKELMLGRSLKKNKTTYYVNDVPSKAGEFNEVVERLFDKDLFLSLYNPSYFPSMHWEKQRSMLLQYVTSPINKDVLEHMPDEQNKCLSALIKKHRLEDIKKIHAENKTTLDKKYIAAQSRTKTLKEQLDQLPNVGAPIESLKTELSQIDKQVREKESLLDKAWEKNQAYNSLQAKIRNLQEQVEMSKERWPLLKNERIENSCRTCNRPLDEETVKVVESDKENRIKEYRANHERLRKERDDLKDQLEEMEFVDATELRNEIRELDPKGTPLREAIRIHGQFERLQEQVSQAEVDEKATLESLNESIFILDSVKAFKAKEAELQGEKVQALFETLSVRLFEEQKNSEMKNTFEIELDKKPYRKLSTAEGIRAGLELRDVLSQQSELITPVFVDNAESITSFKQPVGQLIVSRVVAGQKLNIEGVDAE, via the coding sequence ATGCAAGTGATCTTTAAAACATTAATACTTAACAATTTTAAATCCCACCGTGATATCACTGTTAACTTTGGCGAGAGAACAGATATCACGGGGGACAATGCAGAGGGGAAGTCCACAGTTTGTGAAGCTCCCTCATATGTATTGTACGGTACAGATGCTCTTGGTAGCAAATTAGACCCTACGCCGATTACTTACGAAGCAGAAGAGACAAAGGTTTCACTTTTGTTAGAAGTTGATGGAAAAGAATTAATGCTTGGGCGCAGCCTTAAGAAAAACAAGACTACTTATTATGTAAATGATGTACCTTCAAAAGCTGGGGAATTTAATGAAGTGGTTGAGAGATTATTCGATAAGGACTTGTTCCTTTCCCTGTACAATCCAAGTTACTTCCCATCTATGCATTGGGAGAAACAACGGTCCATGCTTTTGCAGTATGTCACTTCCCCAATAAATAAAGATGTATTAGAGCATATGCCGGACGAGCAAAACAAATGCCTATCAGCGTTAATAAAAAAACATAGATTAGAAGATATTAAAAAAATACATGCCGAGAATAAAACCACCTTAGATAAAAAATATATTGCTGCTCAAAGCCGGACAAAGACTTTGAAGGAGCAACTTGATCAATTGCCTAATGTAGGAGCTCCAATTGAATCGTTAAAAACCGAGCTATCTCAAATAGATAAGCAGGTAAGGGAGAAAGAAAGTTTGCTAGATAAAGCCTGGGAAAAGAACCAGGCCTATAACTCTCTTCAAGCAAAAATCCGGAATCTACAAGAGCAGGTTGAAATGTCAAAAGAACGTTGGCCGTTACTTAAAAACGAAAGAATTGAAAACAGCTGCAGGACTTGCAACCGTCCACTGGATGAAGAAACTGTAAAGGTTGTAGAATCTGATAAAGAAAATCGCATTAAGGAATATAGAGCCAACCATGAAAGGCTACGGAAAGAACGCGACGACCTTAAGGACCAACTTGAAGAAATGGAATTTGTAGATGCTACTGAATTAAGAAATGAAATTCGTGAACTTGATCCTAAAGGGACACCACTACGAGAAGCGATTAGAATACATGGTCAATTTGAGAGGCTACAAGAACAAGTCAGCCAAGCAGAAGTTGATGAAAAAGCAACACTTGAATCCCTTAATGAGTCCATCTTCATCCTGGACAGCGTGAAGGCATTCAAAGCCAAGGAGGCTGAATTACAGGGTGAAAAGGTACAAGCCCTGTTTGAAACATTATCTGTCCGTCTTTTTGAAGAACAAAAAAATAGTGAGATGAAAAATACCTTTGAAATCGAGCTTGATAAGAAGCCATATCGCAAGCTTTCAACAGCAGAAGGTATAAGGGCTGGACTAGAACTTCGAGACGTTCTATCACAGCAGAGTGAACTCATAACACCTGTTTTTGTAGATAATGCCGAATCGATCACAAGCTTTAAGCAGCCTGTTGGTCAACTAATCGTTTCAAGAGTAGTTGCTGGTCAGAAATTGAATATTGAAGGGGTCGATGCGGAATGA
- a CDS encoding phage antirepressor KilAC domain-containing protein, translated as MNELISTINNDQNEILVSGRDLHEFLESKERYSKWFNRMLEYGFTENIDFTYGQKSTVVNNGAVRVLDDHFLMIDMAKEISMIQRTVKGKQARRYFLELEKKWNSPDMVIKRAHEFLEKRVAALTTDNLVLNQQVKELQPKASYYDMVLQNKSLLSVSKIAKDYGMSAVSFNKKLHALGVQYKQGDIWLMYAKYQDKGYTQTTTHVIDADKSKISTKWTQKGRLFIYDLLKREGVLPVIEREEKEVV; from the coding sequence ATGAACGAACTAATCAGCACAATTAACAATGACCAAAACGAAATCCTTGTTAGTGGTCGTGATCTTCATGAGTTCCTTGAGTCAAAGGAAAGATACTCAAAATGGTTCAACAGAATGTTGGAGTATGGCTTTACTGAAAATATTGATTTTACATACGGTCAAAAAAGTACGGTTGTAAATAACGGTGCTGTAAGGGTATTAGATGACCACTTTCTTATGATAGACATGGCAAAAGAAATTTCTATGATCCAGCGTACAGTAAAAGGCAAACAAGCCCGTCGGTATTTCCTTGAATTAGAGAAGAAATGGAATAGCCCAGATATGGTGATTAAAAGGGCTCACGAATTTTTAGAAAAACGCGTGGCAGCATTAACAACTGACAATTTAGTCCTAAATCAACAGGTAAAAGAATTACAGCCGAAAGCATCCTATTATGACATGGTGCTACAAAATAAATCTTTATTGTCCGTTTCAAAAATCGCAAAGGACTACGGAATGAGTGCCGTTTCTTTCAATAAAAAACTTCATGCTTTAGGTGTCCAATATAAACAAGGGGACATTTGGTTAATGTATGCAAAGTATCAAGACAAAGGTTATACGCAAACCACTACACATGTTATTGATGCCGACAAGTCAAAAATAAGCACCAAATGGACACAAAAAGGAAGGCTTTTCATATATGACCTATTAAAAAGAGAAGGAGTTCTCCCGGTCATTGAAAGAGAAGAAAAGGAGGTTGTTTAA
- a CDS encoding helix-turn-helix domain-containing protein, with product MVDVDIKDESFGDFFRRLRRAKGFKSQKRLAEVSGVSQTTISRIEDGTQVPTYDTLDLLSKSLRVFTSDLLFLSGQYKEEDLLEPVDKNAMLSDNYRTMRTAPLLVNETKKVDYSSDQVKVPILGTTAAGIPIESVEYVEGYEIVESELLRGRQAFSLKVKGDSMIGDGIFNGDTVIIVDQQEVTSSDIALVQIDGTEATLKRVKCENEMCMLIPSNPSMQPILVPAREVKILGKVIQTRRSFE from the coding sequence ATGGTAGATGTAGATATTAAAGATGAAAGTTTCGGTGATTTTTTTAGAAGATTAAGAAGAGCAAAAGGTTTTAAATCGCAAAAAAGATTAGCTGAGGTTTCCGGCGTTTCTCAAACTACAATCTCCAGAATTGAAGACGGCACCCAAGTTCCAACCTACGACACATTGGATTTGTTATCTAAATCATTAAGAGTTTTTACATCAGACCTTTTATTTCTTTCAGGACAATATAAGGAAGAGGATTTACTAGAACCTGTTGATAAAAACGCAATGCTTTCTGATAACTATAGAACTATGAGGACCGCACCATTATTAGTAAATGAAACAAAAAAAGTAGATTACTCTTCTGATCAAGTTAAAGTTCCTATATTGGGCACTACAGCTGCAGGAATTCCTATCGAGAGCGTAGAATATGTTGAAGGTTATGAGATTGTTGAATCCGAATTACTTAGAGGCAGACAAGCTTTCAGTCTAAAAGTTAAAGGAGATAGTATGATTGGTGATGGGATTTTCAATGGTGATACTGTAATAATAGTTGATCAACAAGAGGTGACATCATCTGATATAGCACTAGTCCAAATCGATGGTACTGAGGCAACCCTAAAGCGAGTTAAATGTGAAAATGAAATGTGTATGCTCATTCCTTCTAATCCATCTATGCAGCCAATTTTGGTACCTGCAAGAGAAGTGAAAATATTAGGGAAGGTTATTCAAACAAGAAGAAGTTTTGAGTAA
- a CDS encoding tyrosine-type recombinase/integrase, with translation MASFRKRNDKWEYRIKYIDPVSGKKREKSKGNFRTKKEAQIAASEVELNIDNDFFEKNDSITVEEYLDIWFNIYKHTIKESSWKSRQDSIKAIKKRIGKIQIKKINLSFYQNFINQMGEHYARNTLIAIHQVFSMMMKQAVRDQYFKVNPIVEAKLPREKYTETEKEDIEYWEKEDLNLFLNCLRDKNQEKELTLFLLLAFSGLRIGEAICLKWDDIDFESATLNVNKTLFQKKGLRNEYVLTEPKSQSSKRKVPIPPQVIKQLKSWRHHQNQLKMKNRSDYTDLNFIFSDKTGHPTPARNFGYKLNTYAKKAGVSKITPHGLRHTYTALLIEAEIDVKEIQLRLGHASIKTTLDVYAHISKDKQIKSIKQFNDFAAHIF, from the coding sequence GTGGCAAGTTTTCGAAAAAGAAATGACAAATGGGAATATCGAATCAAATATATAGATCCTGTATCTGGTAAGAAGAGAGAAAAGTCAAAAGGTAATTTTCGCACAAAAAAAGAAGCCCAAATAGCAGCTTCAGAAGTAGAGTTAAACATAGATAATGATTTTTTTGAGAAAAATGACTCCATTACGGTTGAGGAATATCTCGATATTTGGTTTAACATTTATAAACATACTATTAAAGAAAGTTCATGGAAAAGTAGACAAGATAGTATTAAAGCAATCAAAAAAAGAATAGGAAAAATCCAGATAAAAAAAATCAACTTATCCTTTTATCAAAACTTTATTAACCAAATGGGCGAACACTATGCAAGGAATACTTTAATTGCAATTCATCAAGTATTTTCAATGATGATGAAACAAGCAGTAAGAGATCAGTATTTTAAAGTTAATCCAATCGTTGAGGCTAAACTTCCTAGAGAGAAATACACTGAGACTGAAAAAGAGGATATTGAGTATTGGGAAAAAGAAGATCTTAATTTATTTCTGAATTGTTTACGTGATAAAAATCAAGAAAAAGAATTAACTCTTTTTCTGTTATTAGCCTTTTCTGGATTAAGGATTGGTGAGGCTATATGTTTAAAGTGGGATGATATCGACTTTGAAAGTGCGACACTTAATGTAAATAAGACATTATTCCAGAAAAAAGGATTACGAAACGAGTATGTATTAACAGAACCTAAAAGCCAAAGTTCTAAACGTAAAGTTCCTATTCCCCCACAAGTAATTAAACAATTGAAATCTTGGCGTCATCACCAAAACCAATTAAAGATGAAAAATAGAAGTGATTATACAGATTTAAACTTTATCTTTTCTGATAAAACCGGTCACCCAACACCAGCAAGAAATTTTGGATATAAATTAAATACTTATGCTAAAAAAGCAGGTGTCTCCAAGATCACTCCACACGGCCTCAGACACACGTACACGGCTTTATTGATAGAAGCAGAGATAGATGTTAAAGAAATTCAATTAAGGCTGGGACACGCATCTATAAAGACCACATTAGACGTATACGCACATATAAGTAAAGATAAACAAATAAAATCCATCAAGCAGTTTAATGATTTTGCAGCCCACATCTTTTAA
- the udk gene encoding uridine kinase, producing the protein MTRKKPVVIGVTGGSGSGKTSVTRSIFEFFQGHSILMIEQDYYYKDQSHLPFEERLKTNYDHPLAFDNDLLIDHINALLRYETIEKPVYDYSIHTRSEEVITVEPQDVIILEGILVLEDERLRDLMDMKLYVDTDADLRILRRMTRDIKERGRSIDSVIEQYISVVRPMHNQFIEPTKRYADIIIPEGGQNHVAIDLMVTKIKDILDKSLI; encoded by the coding sequence ATGACAAGGAAAAAACCAGTGGTCATCGGAGTTACCGGAGGGTCAGGATCAGGTAAAACAAGTGTTACCCGTTCCATTTTTGAATTCTTTCAAGGACATTCGATCTTGATGATCGAACAAGATTATTACTATAAAGATCAAAGTCATTTGCCTTTTGAAGAACGGTTGAAAACGAATTATGATCACCCTCTGGCATTTGATAATGATTTGTTAATCGATCACATTAACGCATTGCTGCGCTATGAAACGATAGAAAAACCCGTTTATGATTATTCGATCCATACGCGTTCAGAAGAAGTCATCACAGTGGAGCCCCAGGATGTCATCATCCTTGAAGGGATTCTTGTGCTGGAGGATGAGCGCCTCAGAGACCTGATGGATATGAAGCTTTATGTTGATACGGACGCAGACTTGCGGATCCTTCGTCGGATGACCCGTGATATTAAAGAACGCGGCCGTTCCATAGATTCCGTCATCGAGCAATACATCAGTGTCGTCCGTCCGATGCATAATCAGTTCATAGAACCGACGAAGCGCTATGCCGACATCATCATTCCAGAAGGCGGTCAGAACCATGTGGCTATTGACCTTATGGTGACGAAGATAAAGGATATACTTGATAAATCGTTGATATAA
- a CDS encoding peptidase U32 family protein, whose amino-acid sequence MNAIADKISKIVDGKRVIVKKPELLAPAGNLEKLKIAVHYGADAVFIGGQEYGLRSNAGNFTFEEMKEGVEFANKYGAKVYVTTNIFAHNENIDGLDEYLEGLQEAGVHGIIVADPLIIETCKRVAPNVEIHLSTQQSLSNWKAVQYWKEEGLERVVLARETSADEIREMKEKVDIEIEAFVHGAMCIAYSGRCTLSNHMTARDSNRGGCCQSCRWDYGLYELDQDGEKALFDKEDAPFAMSPKDLKLIESLPGMIEIGIDSLKVEGRMKSIHYIATVVSVYRKVIDAYCADPDHFKVKQEWLEELDKCANRETASSFMEGEIPGYKQQMFGNHTVKTRFDFAGLVLDYNEETKIVTMQQRNFFKPGDEVEFFGPEIENFTQKIGTIWDESGKELEAARHPLQIVRIQVDNRVHVNNMMRKEN is encoded by the coding sequence TTGAATGCTATTGCTGATAAAATTTCCAAGATCGTTGATGGAAAGAGAGTCATTGTAAAAAAACCGGAATTGCTGGCTCCGGCCGGCAACCTTGAAAAATTAAAAATTGCCGTCCATTACGGCGCGGATGCCGTGTTCATTGGCGGCCAGGAATATGGTCTTCGTTCCAATGCAGGCAACTTCACGTTTGAGGAAATGAAGGAAGGCGTCGAATTCGCTAATAAGTATGGTGCTAAAGTATATGTAACAACCAATATCTTCGCACATAATGAAAATATCGATGGTCTGGATGAATACCTGGAAGGTCTTCAGGAGGCTGGGGTTCATGGTATCATCGTCGCCGACCCATTAATCATCGAAACATGTAAAAGGGTCGCTCCGAACGTCGAGATCCATTTAAGCACGCAGCAATCGCTGTCGAACTGGAAGGCTGTTCAGTATTGGAAAGAGGAAGGCTTGGAGCGTGTCGTTTTGGCACGGGAGACGAGTGCTGATGAAATCCGTGAAATGAAGGAAAAGGTCGATATCGAAATCGAGGCTTTCGTTCATGGGGCCATGTGCATTGCCTATTCTGGACGCTGCACCCTTTCGAACCATATGACGGCGCGTGATTCGAACCGCGGCGGCTGCTGTCAGTCTTGCCGTTGGGATTATGGTTTATATGAGTTGGATCAAGACGGGGAAAAGGCTTTATTCGATAAAGAAGATGCTCCATTCGCAATGAGTCCAAAAGACTTGAAGCTGATTGAATCACTGCCAGGCATGATTGAAATTGGCATAGACAGCTTAAAAGTCGAAGGAAGAATGAAATCGATTCATTATATTGCAACAGTTGTCAGCGTCTATCGTAAAGTGATTGATGCGTATTGTGCCGATCCAGACCATTTCAAGGTTAAACAAGAATGGCTGGAAGAGCTTGATAAATGTGCGAATCGTGAGACGGCATCATCGTTCATGGAAGGGGAAATTCCTGGGTATAAACAGCAAATGTTCGGGAATCATACCGTAAAGACTCGCTTCGACTTCGCAGGATTGGTGCTTGATTACAACGAGGAAACTAAAATCGTTACCATGCAGCAGCGTAATTTCTTCAAGCCTGGGGATGAAGTGGAGTTTTTTGGACCGGAAATCGAAAACTTCACTCAAAAAATCGGTACGATCTGGGATGAGTCAGGTAAGGAGCTGGAGGCAGCTCGCCATCCGCTTCAAATTGTCCGCATTCAAGTAGATAATAGAGTTCATGTGAACAATATGATGCGGAAGGAGAATTGA